In a single window of the Synechococcus sp. WH 8016 genome:
- a CDS encoding glutamine synthetase family protein: MHAKHGDLRLKADPSSLAMLDPKQGFGWAAGERWNRNSGDAYEADQRHFCRRMGETLHREGLSLTAGFELEWVVITPDNDGSPKAVIAGGPYGADRLIEGLDYASALLEALDAADVDWLQFHPEYGPSQFELSFAAQDPLQAADQLIRARLVIQRVTRRFGWYSSFSAKPRLDWVGNGGHLHFSVRDSQGPLLQDGSGPYGLRPEGEALIAGVLEQLPGLVALASPSPVSYLRLVPSSWSAPFQVWGMENREAAVRFIPTATDQSAAHLEIKAVDPTANPYLLLGALQAQVLDAMRNQRILPPEQIGDPALVKHHSIPRLPASLVEARMALESDAVLLEAMGPLLHGSLLDSLAAEIGRVETKSEEQQVSDGCWWPIVGGLI, from the coding sequence GTGCACGCCAAACATGGAGATCTGCGCCTCAAGGCTGATCCATCTTCCCTGGCGATGCTGGACCCTAAACAGGGCTTTGGCTGGGCCGCCGGCGAACGATGGAACCGCAACAGCGGTGATGCCTACGAGGCAGATCAGCGCCACTTCTGCCGCCGCATGGGAGAAACGTTGCATCGAGAAGGGCTGTCCCTCACAGCCGGATTTGAACTGGAATGGGTCGTCATCACCCCAGACAACGACGGCTCTCCAAAGGCGGTAATCGCTGGTGGGCCCTATGGCGCGGACCGCTTGATCGAAGGCCTCGATTACGCCTCGGCACTGCTCGAGGCGCTGGATGCAGCCGATGTGGACTGGCTCCAGTTTCATCCCGAATATGGCCCTTCCCAGTTCGAACTCTCCTTCGCAGCCCAAGACCCCCTTCAAGCGGCGGACCAACTGATTCGTGCCCGATTGGTGATTCAGCGTGTGACCCGCCGCTTCGGCTGGTACAGCAGCTTTAGCGCCAAGCCCCGTCTGGACTGGGTCGGCAATGGAGGACACTTACACTTCAGCGTCCGAGATTCTCAAGGCCCCTTGCTACAGGACGGTTCCGGGCCCTATGGGCTACGTCCTGAAGGCGAAGCTCTGATCGCAGGGGTTCTCGAACAGCTCCCTGGACTGGTAGCGCTGGCCAGCCCTTCGCCCGTGTCCTATCTACGCCTCGTGCCCAGCAGCTGGTCTGCGCCCTTCCAGGTCTGGGGGATGGAGAACCGTGAGGCAGCTGTTCGCTTCATCCCTACCGCGACAGATCAAAGTGCGGCCCACCTGGAGATCAAGGCAGTCGATCCCACTGCAAATCCCTACCTTTTACTCGGTGCACTACAGGCCCAGGTTCTGGATGCCATGAGAAATCAACGCATCCTTCCACCAGAGCAGATCGGCGATCCTGCATTGGTAAAACATCACTCCATCCCAAGGCTTCCAGCCAGTCTTGTTGAGGCACGAATGGCACTGGAGAGCGACGCTGTCCTTCTTGAAGCCATGGGTCCGCTGTTGCACGGTTCGCTCTTAGACAGCCTTGCTGCTGAAATCGGCCGTGTAGAAACCAAATCGGAAGAGCAACAAGTGAGTGACGGTTGCTGGTGGCCAATCGTGGGAGGACTCATCTAA
- a CDS encoding carbohydrate kinase, giving the protein MAEGSALAPRVLCLGEALVDRLGPLGGDHATAAPEACDDRLGGAPANVACALARLGTAVGLIGRLGEDAIGADFRALFQRRGVDVQALQSDPSRPSRVVLVRRHANGERVFQGFAGDQSLGFADQMLDCSGLETVWTGVSKQARWLLVGTIPLATTASAEALLWVLAQAKAAGLALALDVNWRPTFWDPEADPAAGPTADALAVIKPLLEQASLIKLAREEALWFFGHDDPVAIAASLPQEPDVVVTDGAEPVRWWIEKQMGNMPVFHPSQVVDTTGAGDAFTAGLLHYWDRPVNDRLRFAAACGALVCGGAGAIDPQPREQDVLAFLAP; this is encoded by the coding sequence ATGGCTGAAGGTTCTGCTTTGGCTCCGCGAGTGTTGTGTCTGGGTGAGGCGTTGGTGGATCGGCTTGGTCCCCTGGGGGGGGATCACGCTACGGCTGCACCGGAAGCTTGTGATGATCGCTTAGGTGGTGCACCCGCCAACGTGGCCTGTGCACTCGCTCGGCTCGGCACCGCCGTGGGCCTGATTGGTCGACTCGGTGAGGACGCGATCGGCGCGGACTTTCGGGCGTTGTTCCAGCGGCGTGGTGTTGATGTGCAAGCCCTTCAATCCGATCCAAGCCGACCAAGTCGGGTGGTCTTGGTGCGACGTCATGCCAATGGTGAAAGGGTTTTTCAGGGTTTTGCAGGAGATCAGAGCCTGGGGTTTGCTGACCAGATGCTGGATTGTTCCGGCTTGGAAACGGTCTGGACTGGTGTGTCGAAGCAGGCCCGTTGGTTGTTAGTGGGCACGATTCCATTGGCGACTACGGCGTCCGCCGAAGCTTTGCTGTGGGTGTTGGCTCAGGCAAAGGCGGCGGGTCTTGCGCTCGCTTTGGATGTGAACTGGCGTCCCACATTCTGGGATCCCGAGGCGGATCCAGCGGCTGGTCCTACCGCTGATGCATTGGCGGTGATCAAGCCGTTGTTGGAGCAGGCCTCCCTGATCAAGTTGGCCCGAGAGGAGGCGTTGTGGTTTTTCGGTCATGATGATCCTGTTGCGATTGCTGCATCTCTTCCCCAAGAGCCCGATGTTGTGGTGACCGACGGAGCTGAACCCGTTCGCTGGTGGATCGAGAAGCAGATGGGCAACATGCCGGTGTTTCATCCATCTCAGGTGGTCGACACCACGGGTGCAGGGGATGCCTTCACTGCTGGACTGTTGCACTATTGGGATCGACCGGTGAACGACCGGTTGCGCTTTGCAGCAGCGTGCGGTGCACTCGTTTGTGGCGGTGCCGGTGCCATTGATCCACAACCGCGCGAGCAGGACGTCCTCGCTTTTCTGGCCCCATGA
- the mutT gene encoding 8-oxo-dGTP diphosphatase MutT, with translation MGQRRSAEHRDFSPLAAELSHSLLAWWEVHGRKDPALKPWMFTKDGRWPEPHEHLNVLECWIAEVMLQQTQLQVALPYWERWMEAFPSIERLAEAREHDVLLLWQGLGYYSRARRLLSGAKPLLDQIAPASSTRLLAWPKDLDCWMGLPGIGRTTAAGILSSAFNSPLAILDGNVRRVLARLQAHPRPPARDQALCWQWSEALVAAVPSRARDLNQALMDLGATVCTPHSPNCGVCPWQKHCAAYAAGDVGRYPVKDTPRAVPFQVIGVGVVLNEAGEVLIDQRLNEGLLGGLWEFPGGKQEQGELIVETISRELREELAIEVAVGEELISVEHAYSHKKLRFVVHLCQWISGEPQPLASQQVRWVSPQCLADYPFPAANAKIIAALLKDLPRMS, from the coding sequence ATGGGTCAACGACGCAGCGCTGAGCATCGCGACTTCAGTCCTCTAGCGGCTGAGCTCAGTCACTCCCTGCTGGCCTGGTGGGAAGTCCACGGCCGGAAGGATCCTGCGCTGAAGCCGTGGATGTTCACCAAGGACGGAAGGTGGCCCGAGCCCCATGAACATCTCAATGTCCTGGAGTGCTGGATTGCCGAGGTGATGCTGCAACAGACCCAGTTGCAGGTGGCGTTGCCTTACTGGGAGCGCTGGATGGAGGCTTTCCCCTCGATTGAACGACTGGCGGAGGCGCGTGAACACGATGTTTTGCTGTTGTGGCAGGGGCTTGGTTACTACTCGCGAGCCCGCCGTCTTTTGTCTGGAGCAAAGCCATTGCTTGATCAGATCGCTCCTGCGTCAAGCACGAGGCTCTTGGCTTGGCCAAAGGATCTTGACTGCTGGATGGGCCTCCCTGGGATTGGCCGCACCACTGCAGCTGGGATTCTTTCTTCTGCTTTCAACAGCCCGTTGGCGATTCTTGATGGCAATGTGCGCCGGGTCTTGGCACGGCTTCAAGCCCATCCCAGACCTCCAGCACGTGATCAGGCTTTGTGTTGGCAATGGAGTGAGGCTCTTGTTGCAGCCGTACCCAGCCGTGCTCGTGATCTCAATCAGGCGCTGATGGATCTGGGGGCCACCGTTTGCACTCCCCATTCACCAAACTGCGGGGTCTGTCCTTGGCAGAAACATTGCGCTGCTTACGCTGCTGGCGATGTTGGTCGCTATCCCGTGAAAGACACCCCTCGAGCTGTTCCCTTTCAAGTGATTGGTGTCGGTGTTGTGCTGAACGAAGCCGGTGAGGTGCTGATTGATCAACGTCTCAATGAGGGACTGCTCGGTGGCCTCTGGGAGTTTCCCGGCGGGAAACAGGAGCAGGGAGAGCTGATCGTGGAGACCATCTCTCGTGAATTGCGGGAGGAATTGGCGATTGAGGTGGCTGTGGGGGAGGAGCTGATCAGCGTTGAGCACGCTTACAGCCATAAAAAGCTGCGGTTTGTGGTGCACCTTTGCCAATGGATCAGCGGTGAACCGCAGCCATTGGCGAGTCAGCAGGTGCGTTGGGTGAGCCCGCAGTGTTTGGCTGACTATCCCTTCCCTGCAGCGAACGCCAAAATAATTGCGGCGTTGTTGAAGGATTTGCCACGGATGAGTTGA
- a CDS encoding recombinase family protein produces MSLPDRPLSPSRWLAYYRVSTDRQGNSGLGLEAQRAKVEVMASERGAVIAAEFVEVESGRKNDRPQLAAALAQARAEKAVIAVAKIDRLARDAGFVLKLANEAEKNGMGGFIFCDLPDIDATTSAGRMVLTMMASVAEFEARRISERTKEALAAAKARGVCLGGYREGAAQKASERKQKAIAEAEGLRGVLEPMVRAGLSYRAMADALAGVGKLSSTGKPLAPAQIGRILQRLGLSGKLLGSDQAWVAA; encoded by the coding sequence TTGTCTTTGCCTGATCGTCCTCTGAGTCCGAGTCGTTGGCTGGCCTACTACCGGGTCAGTACAGATCGCCAGGGAAACTCCGGCCTGGGCCTCGAAGCGCAGCGGGCCAAGGTTGAAGTAATGGCTTCCGAGCGGGGGGCTGTGATTGCGGCTGAATTCGTGGAGGTTGAGAGCGGTCGGAAGAACGATCGTCCTCAGTTGGCCGCGGCTCTGGCTCAGGCTCGCGCGGAGAAGGCTGTCATTGCTGTTGCCAAGATCGATCGTCTGGCTCGTGATGCTGGCTTCGTCTTGAAGCTCGCCAACGAGGCAGAAAAGAACGGGATGGGTGGCTTCATCTTCTGCGACTTGCCAGACATTGATGCCACCACCAGTGCTGGTCGGATGGTTCTCACGATGATGGCCAGCGTTGCTGAGTTCGAGGCACGTCGGATCAGCGAGCGAACTAAAGAAGCGTTGGCCGCGGCCAAGGCCCGAGGCGTGTGTCTTGGGGGGTACCGGGAAGGTGCTGCTCAGAAGGCGTCGGAGCGCAAGCAGAAGGCCATTGCTGAGGCGGAGGGACTGCGCGGGGTTCTTGAGCCAATGGTTCGTGCAGGCTTGAGCTACAGGGCCATGGCTGATGCGCTTGCAGGGGTTGGCAAGCTCAGCAGCACGGGAAAGCCACTGGCTCCGGCGCAGATCGGTCGGATCCTGCAGCGCTTGGGTTTGTCGGGAAAGCTGCTGGGCAGTGACCAGGCTTGGGTCGCTGCCTGA
- a CDS encoding DUF411 domain-containing protein, translating into MKASRFAHLCSTALRQSLVGAFVVVSLFWVIQPVEAHGDAKGDGEMPVTSGATGPQITVYRSASCGCCTSWGSHIASAGYRIEDHVTEDMDAVKKARGVSPQQASCHTAVVEGYVIEGHVPASAIHRLLSERPNIRGLAVPGMPMGSPGMEVAGVEAERFEVLAIAHDGTTSVFARY; encoded by the coding sequence ATGAAGGCTTCGCGTTTTGCGCACCTGTGTTCAACTGCCTTGCGACAGAGCTTGGTCGGAGCCTTCGTGGTCGTCTCACTGTTCTGGGTGATTCAACCGGTTGAGGCGCATGGTGATGCGAAAGGGGATGGTGAGATGCCCGTCACTAGTGGTGCGACCGGGCCACAGATAACGGTGTATCGATCGGCGAGTTGCGGTTGCTGTACGTCATGGGGATCCCACATCGCTTCAGCGGGATACCGCATTGAGGACCATGTCACCGAGGACATGGATGCCGTGAAGAAGGCGCGTGGTGTCAGTCCGCAACAGGCTTCTTGTCACACCGCTGTGGTGGAGGGATACGTGATCGAAGGGCATGTGCCTGCTTCTGCGATCCACCGTCTTTTGTCGGAACGGCCCAATATCCGTGGCCTGGCAGTTCCAGGGATGCCAATGGGTTCCCCTGGGATGGAGGTGGCAGGCGTTGAGGCTGAACGTTTCGAGGTGCTCGCTATTGCCCATGACGGAACAACCTCCGTCTTTGCGCGCTACTGA
- a CDS encoding DUF3721 domain-containing protein, with protein sequence MGCNTLHQNNGKWMPCADERELHRQLRKL encoded by the coding sequence ATTGGTTGCAATACGCTGCATCAGAACAACGGAAAGTGGATGCCCTGCGCAGATGAGCGTGAACTCCACCGCCAACTTCGCAAGCTATGA
- a CDS encoding DUF305 domain-containing protein, which produces MRRIAFALAAISALPPQVALAQMDQMHHPAPEKTKEAAPPHSGNHQHHAHGMGPAGSTYDLRFIDGMVEHHTGALRMSEYVFNIGAPGVGALANSIWDEQAREIKAMRQWRKAWYPDAPVYPVALRPNGDPNSMADLVRMSPDVIAAMRMSGTKPTRDNRVQWFLEGMIEHHGGALQMAHEARQNSTNPTVLRLAREIIVAQRKEIIELRKMLQSGGLNKPDYYKFDGLFAL; this is translated from the coding sequence ATGCGTCGAATCGCTTTTGCTCTGGCCGCCATCTCGGCACTGCCCCCTCAAGTCGCATTGGCCCAAATGGACCAAATGCATCACCCAGCACCTGAAAAAACGAAAGAGGCTGCACCCCCCCATTCCGGCAACCATCAGCACCATGCCCATGGCATGGGACCAGCAGGCAGCACCTACGACCTGCGCTTTATCGATGGCATGGTCGAGCATCACACCGGGGCGTTGCGGATGAGTGAGTACGTCTTCAATATCGGCGCCCCTGGGGTGGGAGCCCTTGCGAACAGCATCTGGGACGAACAGGCCCGTGAGATCAAGGCGATGCGCCAATGGCGCAAGGCCTGGTATCCGGATGCACCGGTTTATCCCGTGGCATTGCGCCCTAACGGGGACCCCAACTCCATGGCAGATCTGGTGCGCATGAGTCCTGATGTGATTGCCGCGATGCGCATGTCGGGAACGAAGCCAACGCGCGACAACAGGGTGCAGTGGTTCTTAGAGGGAATGATTGAGCACCATGGAGGCGCACTTCAGATGGCACATGAGGCTCGGCAAAACTCCACCAACCCCACCGTCCTTCGCCTGGCGCGCGAGATCATCGTCGCCCAGCGCAAAGAGATCATCGAACTCCGCAAGATGCTGCAAAGCGGAGGACTGAATAAGCCGGACTACTACAAATTTGATGGCCTTTTCGCGCTGTGA
- a CDS encoding MerR family transcriptional regulator: protein MPKAPGDLLKIGVVSARSNISVKTIRFYCDEGLLLPVSRTDSRYRLFDESVFDDLSLILRLRAMDLPLDLVKQVIQAQRSGICTCSDLKTTMREKLSEIHERLDELKVLETEIKTMLKSWEPCGGA, encoded by the coding sequence GTGCCTAAAGCGCCTGGCGATCTACTCAAGATTGGAGTTGTCTCTGCAAGAAGCAACATTTCGGTGAAAACGATTCGTTTTTATTGTGATGAAGGTTTATTGCTGCCAGTATCACGTACCGATTCCAGATATCGATTGTTTGATGAGTCTGTTTTTGACGATCTTAGTCTAATCCTTCGTCTGCGGGCCATGGACTTGCCTCTTGATTTGGTGAAACAAGTAATTCAGGCACAGCGATCTGGAATCTGTACTTGCAGTGATCTCAAGACCACGATGCGCGAAAAATTAAGCGAGATTCATGAGCGCCTGGATGAATTGAAGGTGCTGGAGACTGAGATCAAAACGATGTTGAAGAGCTGGGAGCCTTGTGGCGGGGCTTGA
- a CDS encoding multicopper oxidase domain-containing protein — protein MRLASMRPFVQHVETVQARTRFNDFGGKSVYHCHVFDHEDLGMMGNILIEA, from the coding sequence ATGAGGCTGGCCTCGATGCGGCCTTTTGTGCAGCATGTAGAAACCGTCCAAGCGCGCACCCGCTTCAACGACTTTGGAGGAAAAAGCGTTTATCATTGCCACGTTTTTGATCACGAGGATCTCGGCATGATGGGAAATATTTTGATTGAAGCCTGA
- a CDS encoding DUF3854 domain-containing protein, protein MRKNFQGLRPHTTEQLRAELVVDHLINLDDYIRGAITLGADEGWREALNRKAQEQIKEVKENLNLRPNEVAWEERSITRKTDYRFRETPPENWNIYSVGMTNKGVLLTGLHFAGQRKHPSIRTREKGEVRFDCTGTQVKVYLPPLTWEYALHLLDHHGFICTREEYTPEMAWQFIFSNPAVPIWVEESALKALSATSHGQLAVGINGINSAGQKTRSDRLRVPLQKLAKGGRRMIVRFDNGSNSERAAQRVAGQLNRAGADANWFTWTDPGKAKTDDYFAAKGKALVAGTFDRSADQTDSFNLNEGQKGHYSRLKGNWRTTTIDREFEPEDLVKARMQGRIIALEGPTGTGKTKASVGAIDLMEQALGHKVIVLGLYHRASLVHKGAAEFGVRDLSSSRGTFERERGERRDGLFCCCESIKKDSGELDMWRWSHDLEENPRPAVLFLDELTQATLHLLLDGTDGMRDSRREAIRSVERLIRNPELIIIAAEAGIGDIELEWLQALSGVQPQVINTTFRRQSDLFYGAATADNIDKLQQLCGQTIDQGQQVWLSMGEAESLKKFSAPFSRSFLIHSDNSSSLEVAELMSNTNAVAGQYTLVGYSPSVVSGISYEASTVGIAACVQQFAMAPQDAMQAVARARSADRRIMLSPVSAPMAKIGTGRTSQEEVSRARFTAIDPKMQELYRDHLKGVDPATVRYSVALEARVNYEAVNNEHVLACRLKDQGYTLRPFDELISDNAVVIPKAQRDKQKKQAELSRRTQLIHEVMTGQKTIDQANSEASRETKNGIWVDLAAVDPSHAYVWMLRVRVHDLIAARSFTVDSAEFRAMAAEVQSLNKHEARELRDILGGRVTIPGPDDDVPATFAKALLKVAGFTTQRQRLQVDGVRTYRFEVIALELSPFL, encoded by the coding sequence ATGCGCAAGAACTTTCAGGGCCTCAGGCCCCACACAACTGAGCAACTCAGAGCCGAGTTAGTTGTCGACCATCTGATTAATCTTGACGATTACATCCGCGGAGCGATCACGCTTGGCGCTGATGAAGGCTGGCGTGAGGCGTTAAATCGCAAGGCACAGGAGCAGATCAAGGAGGTCAAAGAAAATCTCAACCTGCGCCCTAACGAGGTCGCCTGGGAAGAGCGCTCCATCACTCGCAAGACGGACTACAGGTTCCGAGAAACTCCGCCCGAGAACTGGAACATCTACAGCGTCGGGATGACCAACAAAGGCGTGCTTCTGACCGGACTGCACTTTGCAGGCCAACGCAAGCACCCCAGCATCCGCACCCGAGAGAAGGGTGAAGTTCGCTTCGACTGCACCGGCACCCAGGTGAAGGTCTACCTCCCGCCGTTGACGTGGGAGTACGCCTTGCATCTGCTGGATCATCACGGGTTCATCTGCACTCGGGAGGAGTACACCCCGGAGATGGCATGGCAGTTCATCTTCAGTAACCCGGCGGTCCCCATCTGGGTCGAGGAATCAGCCCTTAAGGCGTTGTCTGCGACCTCCCATGGTCAGCTCGCCGTCGGCATTAACGGCATCAACTCAGCAGGGCAAAAGACCCGATCAGATCGCCTCCGTGTGCCCCTGCAGAAGCTCGCGAAGGGTGGCCGTCGGATGATTGTCAGGTTTGACAACGGCAGCAACTCTGAGCGCGCTGCGCAGCGAGTAGCAGGGCAGCTGAATCGAGCTGGAGCTGATGCCAACTGGTTCACCTGGACAGATCCAGGCAAGGCCAAGACGGACGACTACTTCGCGGCGAAGGGCAAGGCACTGGTCGCCGGCACGTTTGACCGCTCAGCCGATCAAACCGACAGCTTCAACCTGAACGAGGGTCAAAAGGGCCATTACTCCCGACTGAAGGGCAACTGGCGGACGACCACGATCGATCGCGAGTTCGAGCCGGAGGACCTGGTCAAGGCGCGGATGCAGGGGCGAATTATCGCCCTGGAGGGCCCCACGGGTACTGGCAAGACCAAGGCCTCAGTCGGTGCCATTGACCTGATGGAGCAGGCCCTGGGCCACAAGGTCATCGTGCTGGGTCTGTATCACCGTGCCTCGCTGGTCCACAAAGGCGCTGCTGAGTTCGGTGTCAGGGACCTCAGCTCATCCAGAGGCACGTTTGAGCGTGAACGTGGAGAGCGCAGGGACGGTCTGTTCTGCTGCTGCGAATCGATCAAGAAGGACAGCGGCGAGTTGGACATGTGGAGATGGAGCCACGACCTGGAGGAGAACCCCAGGCCAGCTGTGCTGTTCCTTGACGAGCTCACCCAAGCAACCCTGCATCTGCTCCTGGACGGGACTGACGGGATGAGAGACAGCAGGCGTGAGGCGATCCGGTCAGTTGAACGGTTGATACGAAACCCAGAGCTCATCATCATCGCTGCTGAAGCGGGCATAGGCGACATCGAGCTGGAATGGCTACAGGCGCTGTCTGGTGTTCAACCTCAGGTCATCAACACCACGTTTCGCCGGCAGTCCGACCTGTTCTATGGCGCCGCTACTGCTGACAACATCGACAAGCTCCAGCAGCTGTGCGGACAGACCATCGATCAAGGCCAGCAGGTCTGGCTCTCGATGGGCGAAGCAGAGTCACTGAAGAAATTCAGCGCACCTTTTTCTCGCAGCTTTCTGATCCACAGCGACAACTCCTCATCCTTGGAGGTCGCTGAACTGATGTCCAACACCAATGCGGTCGCAGGTCAGTACACCTTGGTCGGATACAGCCCATCTGTGGTCTCTGGCATCTCGTATGAGGCCTCAACCGTTGGCATCGCTGCTTGTGTGCAGCAATTCGCGATGGCCCCCCAAGACGCCATGCAAGCCGTCGCCAGGGCACGAAGCGCAGATCGGCGGATCATGCTGTCGCCTGTCTCAGCACCGATGGCAAAGATCGGAACTGGGCGGACATCACAAGAAGAGGTCAGCCGTGCCAGGTTCACTGCGATCGACCCGAAGATGCAGGAGCTCTACCGAGACCACCTGAAAGGCGTTGACCCGGCAACCGTGCGCTACTCAGTCGCCCTCGAAGCTCGGGTCAACTATGAGGCCGTCAATAACGAGCACGTGTTGGCATGCCGCCTCAAGGATCAGGGCTACACGCTCCGGCCGTTTGACGAGCTGATCAGCGACAACGCTGTTGTTATCCCGAAGGCTCAGCGGGATAAACAGAAAAAGCAGGCTGAACTGAGCCGCCGGACCCAGCTGATCCATGAGGTCATGACTGGTCAGAAGACCATTGACCAGGCCAACTCAGAGGCCAGTAGGGAGACCAAGAACGGCATTTGGGTGGACCTGGCAGCGGTAGACCCCAGCCATGCCTATGTGTGGATGCTGCGCGTCAGGGTGCATGACCTGATCGCTGCAAGGTCATTCACTGTCGATAGCGCTGAGTTCCGCGCGATGGCAGCAGAGGTGCAGAGCCTGAATAAGCACGAGGCACGGGAACTGCGAGACATCCTCGGTGGCCGCGTCACCATTCCTGGACCAGACGACGACGTCCCCGCAACGTTCGCCAAGGCGCTGCTCAAGGTGGCGGGGTTCACCACCCAGAGGCAGAGGCTCCAGGTTGATGGCGTCCGTACCTACCGCTTTGAGGTGATCGCGTTGGAGCTGTCCCCATTCTTGTAG